The window TATAGAATATTGGAAACAAATTAAAAGGGGAGAAAGAGCAGGTTTAGAAGCCTTGTATCTTAAATATACCCAAGAACTTTTTCGACTAGGTATGTCTATTAAAAGTGACCGAAGTTTGGTGAAAGATTGTATTCAAGAGGTGTTTTTTAAAATCTGGGAATACCGAAATACTGTCAAAACAACGGATAATGTTAAGCTATATCTTTTTAAGTGTCTTAGTAATAAAATTCACAAAGAAGTAGGTAAAGAAAAAAAGCGGTATGTTTTTTTTAACCTTGAATTAGAAGATCGATTTTACAGTGAAACTGAAGCTGACAAGGATATTAATAATGTTAAGGAAAGTAAGAATTTAGCCTTAATGAAGTCCATAAAGGCTCTTTCATCTCGGCAACGTGAAGTAATTCATCTATTGTATTATGAAAATCATTCCTATGAAGATACCTCTATAATTATGGGCATCAATGTTCAGTCGGTTTATACCTTGGCCTGGAAAGCTATAGCTAACCTAAAGAAAAGTTTAAACATAGTAGCGTGGGTTTCACTTATTTACTTACCTTATTTTTTGAGTATTTAGTATTTATTCGTTCAATTTATTGTTTATTTAACAATTTGTAAGATTATATTTTTTGTTTTCTGTATTTTTTCAAAAAAACACCCTTGAATATGGATAGATTTTTTTAAGCCTAGACTTATGTAGGTGAATTTAATTTATAATGCAGATTTCGAATTACACCATAGAGGATTTTGTTTTAGACCCTTCATTTAAAAAATGGGTTATGCAACCCAATGCAGAATCAAACTTGCATTGGGAAAGTCTATTGGAAAATAATCCTATGAAATACAAGGATGCCAAGCGAGCTAGAGAAATCATCCTGCAACTAAATGCCAAAAACCAACCTCGGCTTTCTGATTCTGAATTTGAGAAAATGCGTAAGGATTTTGATTTGCGCTTGTCAAGAAAAACTGAAGTTAAATCCGAAGCAAAAGATCAGAGAGTAATCCCCATTCACTCTATTAGCACTTTAGAAAAAGCAATCGAAGAACCATCACCCAAAGCAAAATTTGTTGATTATTTTAATTTACGGGTTGCTTGCGTATTGATTTTCGCTATTTCCTTTGGTGCTTTTTTCAGTTGGTACTTTACCGATTTACCGGTACCTGAAAATAATGTGGCCTTAGCGATGTATGAAGAGCATACTACTGTCCCGGGAGTTAAATCTCATCTTACATTAAGCGATGGTTCCCAGGTGGTTTTAAATTCCGGAAGTAAATTGAGATACCTTAAAAACTTTGAAAAAAATAGGAGAGAGTTGTATTTGACAGGAGAAGCATTTTTTAATGTGACCCAAGATTCTTTAAGACCTTTTATTGTCCGTACTCTAGAAACCTCTACCACTGCTTTAGGAACTAGTTTTAA of the Cyclobacterium marinum DSM 745 genome contains:
- a CDS encoding RNA polymerase sigma factor, coding for MYEEKLYRTSVQEVDDIEYWKQIKRGERAGLEALYLKYTQELFRLGMSIKSDRSLVKDCIQEVFFKIWEYRNTVKTTDNVKLYLFKCLSNKIHKEVGKEKKRYVFFNLELEDRFYSETEADKDINNVKESKNLALMKSIKALSSRQREVIHLLYYENHSYEDTSIIMGINVQSVYTLAWKAIANLKKSLNIVAWVSLIYLPYFLSI
- a CDS encoding FecR family protein, which encodes MQISNYTIEDFVLDPSFKKWVMQPNAESNLHWESLLENNPMKYKDAKRAREIILQLNAKNQPRLSDSEFEKMRKDFDLRLSRKTEVKSEAKDQRVIPIHSISTLEKAIEEPSPKAKFVDYFNLRVACVLIFAISFGAFFSWYFTDLPVPENNVALAMYEEHTTVPGVKSHLTLSDGSQVVLNSGSKLRYLKNFEKNRRELYLTGEAFFNVTQDSLRPFIVRTLETSTTALGTSFNVSAYQGETVDVSLITGKVVVDKDNLLAKTITLLPGEALKIDLENDNFVKSRFDKEEVIGWTKKRIIFQKTPLFEAIRVLENWYGVQIQIKNRPTHQILLSGKFQDETLENVLEGLRFSTRFEYIIDNENVTITF